One segment of Marinobacter sediminum DNA contains the following:
- a CDS encoding alpha/beta fold hydrolase — MSVELNYRITGEGPPLILLHGLFGSLENLGGIARRLQDEWQVHALDQRNHGGSPHTDAMDYPSMAEDVIAYMDSQGIKTACILGHSMGGKVAMQVALQAPERVEKIIVADIAPVSYKARHDAILEGMKDIDLSGVSSRQDADRLMAGFVEMPATRQFLLKNLERVPREEQTEGSPMFRWRLNLPAIDACYTDLANAPEGSGPFDGPVLFLKGADSAYIQEKHRDEIQRLFPAAELRIIQDTGHWLHAEKADTFAALCRRFLSGEK, encoded by the coding sequence ATGAGTGTAGAGCTGAACTACCGAATTACCGGCGAAGGGCCGCCACTGATTCTGTTGCATGGCCTGTTCGGGTCACTTGAGAACCTGGGCGGTATTGCCCGCCGATTACAGGATGAATGGCAGGTTCATGCGCTTGATCAGCGCAATCACGGCGGTTCACCCCATACTGACGCCATGGATTATCCGTCGATGGCCGAGGACGTGATTGCCTACATGGATAGCCAGGGCATCAAAACGGCATGCATTCTGGGGCACTCCATGGGCGGGAAGGTGGCCATGCAGGTTGCCCTGCAGGCTCCTGAGCGTGTGGAGAAAATCATCGTGGCCGATATTGCGCCGGTCAGTTACAAGGCGAGACACGATGCCATTCTTGAAGGCATGAAAGACATTGACCTGAGCGGTGTGAGTTCGCGGCAGGATGCCGACAGACTGATGGCAGGATTTGTGGAAATGCCTGCTACCAGGCAGTTTTTGCTGAAGAATCTTGAGCGGGTGCCGCGGGAAGAGCAGACTGAAGGTAGTCCAATGTTCCGCTGGCGCCTGAATCTGCCGGCGATTGATGCCTGCTACACCGACCTTGCCAATGCGCCCGAGGGCAGCGGACCTTTTGACGGCCCTGTGCTGTTTCTAAAGGGGGCGGATTCTGCCTATATCCAGGAAAAACATCGGGATGAGATTCAGCGCCTGTTCCCGGCGGCTGAGCTCCGTATCATTCAGGATACCGGGCACTGGCTGCATGCGGAGAAGGCCGACACCTTTGCCGCCTTGTGTCGCCGTTTTCTCAGTGGTGAAAAATAA
- the cls gene encoding cardiolipin synthase — translation MINDQLSLVAVALGLFYLGALACIFRILLTYRTAQGAIAWIVGLLGLPYFAVPLFLLFGRHRFGGYVKARRMGDEALTDILNHFEQQTTSISEVDKERFSDELQVLCRLGRQPFTEGNRCTLLRDGEATFDALFEAMEDATNYILMEFYIVRSDRVGQRIKSILERKLAQGVEVWFLYDEIGSVWLPRTYLNQLSAAGARVASFGNGNIRRRRFQINFRNHRKLLVCDGKVGFVGGINLGDEYLGIAMDQEPWRDTHCRIEGPAVTGLQLTWLEDWNWASNDSPELDWAPRKNTPGDDRVLMLPTGPADDGETCALFFLNCINNARSRVWISSPYFVPDLQIMNALQLAALRGVDVRILIPEKSDSLLINLAAYSYTVQACKAGIQIYRYQPGFMHQKVVLVDNRYAAVGTANLDNRSMRLNFEITAVSTAPHFVTSVESMLEEDLDSSRLMTEGDYQDRSILFRLSCRAVRLLAPLL, via the coding sequence GTGATCAACGATCAGCTTTCACTGGTGGCGGTGGCCCTCGGCCTGTTTTACCTGGGAGCACTGGCATGTATTTTCCGCATTCTCCTCACCTACCGTACCGCCCAAGGTGCCATTGCCTGGATCGTCGGCCTGTTGGGCCTGCCCTACTTTGCCGTCCCACTGTTCCTGCTATTCGGCCGGCACCGGTTCGGGGGCTATGTCAAAGCGCGGCGGATGGGGGACGAGGCGCTGACCGATATCCTTAACCATTTTGAGCAGCAAACCACGTCTATTTCCGAGGTCGACAAGGAACGCTTCTCCGACGAGCTACAAGTACTGTGCAGGCTCGGTCGCCAACCCTTCACTGAAGGTAATCGCTGCACCCTGCTCCGGGACGGAGAAGCAACCTTTGATGCGCTGTTCGAGGCAATGGAAGATGCCACCAATTACATACTGATGGAGTTTTATATTGTCCGCTCGGATCGTGTCGGCCAGCGCATCAAATCGATCCTTGAGCGCAAGCTGGCCCAGGGAGTGGAGGTATGGTTTCTGTATGATGAAATCGGCAGCGTCTGGCTACCTCGAACCTATCTGAATCAGTTGTCTGCAGCGGGCGCCCGGGTGGCATCGTTTGGTAATGGCAATATCCGCAGGCGGCGATTTCAGATCAACTTCCGTAACCACCGGAAACTGCTGGTCTGCGATGGCAAGGTGGGATTTGTCGGCGGTATTAATCTGGGCGACGAATACCTGGGAATCGCTATGGACCAGGAACCCTGGCGAGACACCCACTGCCGTATCGAAGGGCCAGCGGTGACCGGCTTGCAACTGACCTGGCTCGAAGACTGGAACTGGGCCAGCAATGACAGTCCTGAGCTCGACTGGGCGCCCCGGAAGAATACGCCCGGAGATGACAGAGTCCTGATGCTGCCAACTGGCCCGGCAGATGACGGTGAAACCTGCGCGCTGTTCTTCCTGAACTGCATCAACAATGCTCGAAGCCGCGTATGGATTTCCTCTCCCTATTTCGTGCCGGATCTACAGATCATGAACGCCCTGCAGCTGGCCGCGCTCCGGGGCGTGGACGTACGCATTCTCATCCCGGAAAAATCAGACAGCCTTTTGATCAATCTCGCCGCGTATTCCTACACGGTTCAGGCCTGCAAGGCTGGCATCCAGATCTACCGGTATCAGCCGGGATTCATGCACCAGAAAGTCGTCCTGGTAGACAATCGCTACGCCGCCGTTGGCACGGCCAATCTCGACAACCGTTCAATGCGCCTCAATTTCGAGATTACCGCTGTCAGTACTGCGCCACACTTCGTCACCAGTGTGGAGTCCATGCTGGAGGAAGATCTTGACAGCTCCCGGCTGATGACTGAAGGCGACTACCAGGACCGCTCTATACTGTTCCGGCTGAGCTGCCGTGCCGTTCGCCTGCTCGCCCCCTTGCTCTGA
- a CDS encoding SMP-30/gluconolactonase/LRE family protein — MKWLMVGALVLFFMLGSFLLTPSPIDSKAWQPPSPPPMTGVLAPNERLRLADLLARGQVFGPEDTAVRKDGVLYAGTQDGRIVRLFPDGRLETWLKTGGRPLGMVFDREGNLIVADAWKGLLSISPDKKVSVLAREARGTPFRFTDDVDIAPDGQIYFTDASSRFHQPKYRLDLLEMRPHGRLLRYSPQTGKAEVLLGNLHFANGVAISPKGDFVLVNETWKYRTLRYWIHGPKAGQAEVFADNLPGFPDNLDVDSKGRYWIAFPTLRNLQVDALHRRPWLKDLVAKLPDSLKPEPQEYGLVVAFDRDGEMITSLQDSRGTHLKEITSVTPHGGYLYFGSLHNDRIGRLPLRAIPGLGDDDA; from the coding sequence ATGAAATGGTTGATGGTGGGAGCGCTGGTCCTGTTTTTCATGCTGGGGAGTTTTCTGCTGACACCATCCCCCATTGACAGCAAGGCATGGCAACCGCCCTCTCCACCCCCGATGACCGGCGTGCTGGCGCCTAATGAAAGACTGAGGCTGGCGGACCTTCTGGCCCGGGGGCAAGTCTTCGGACCCGAAGACACCGCTGTCAGAAAGGACGGTGTTCTGTATGCGGGCACTCAGGACGGTCGTATTGTCAGGCTGTTTCCCGATGGTCGGCTGGAGACCTGGCTCAAGACGGGTGGGCGCCCGTTGGGCATGGTGTTTGACCGAGAAGGCAACCTGATTGTTGCGGATGCCTGGAAGGGGCTGCTTTCCATTTCACCGGACAAGAAGGTGTCAGTTCTGGCCCGGGAAGCCAGGGGCACTCCGTTTCGCTTTACGGATGATGTCGACATAGCTCCGGATGGCCAGATTTATTTCACCGACGCCAGTTCCCGTTTTCATCAGCCGAAATACCGGCTGGACCTGCTTGAAATGCGTCCCCATGGCCGGTTGCTGAGATATTCACCCCAGACCGGAAAAGCCGAGGTCCTGCTCGGCAACCTGCACTTTGCCAACGGTGTTGCGATTTCTCCGAAAGGCGACTTCGTACTGGTCAATGAAACCTGGAAATACCGGACGCTTCGTTACTGGATTCATGGCCCCAAGGCAGGGCAGGCAGAAGTGTTCGCTGATAATCTGCCGGGTTTCCCGGATAACCTTGATGTGGATAGCAAAGGGCGTTACTGGATTGCATTTCCCACTCTGCGGAATCTACAGGTGGACGCCTTGCACCGCAGGCCCTGGTTAAAGGACCTGGTGGCGAAATTGCCGGACAGCCTCAAGCCTGAACCGCAGGAGTATGGCCTGGTGGTAGCCTTTGATCGCGACGGGGAGATGATTACCAGCCTTCAGGATAGCCGTGGCACCCATCTTAAGGAGATTACCTCGGTAACCCCCCACGGTGGCTATTTGTACTTTGGCTCACTTCACAACGATCGCATTGGGCGGCTACCGTTACGGGCCATTCCGGGACTCGGGGATGATGACGCATGA
- a CDS encoding GntR family transcriptional regulator: MNAFKPRETLTEQVARHIENLIAFGQIRSGERIYEGAMAKQMDVSHGSIREGLLLLEKRHLVRNVPRKGAFVTPLDEYFVRSLYETLELYLTHTGRKLVQLWQPADMERLESLYDRMSACFEKNDLMAFLELGIEYTQASIAYADNYFITSAIDDLWPSAKRCAFVAFQRGGNQILEDNLAHMRESIQAIKDRDEKRLADILHRYALQQCQQVLNAMDSGTRT, encoded by the coding sequence ATGAATGCGTTCAAGCCCAGAGAAACCCTGACAGAACAGGTTGCTCGCCACATTGAGAACCTGATTGCCTTTGGCCAGATCCGCTCGGGTGAGCGCATCTATGAGGGTGCCATGGCCAAACAGATGGACGTCAGTCATGGCTCGATTCGTGAAGGTTTACTGCTACTGGAAAAGCGGCACCTGGTTCGCAACGTACCCCGCAAGGGTGCGTTCGTGACCCCGCTCGATGAATACTTCGTCCGCAGCCTTTATGAAACCCTGGAACTCTATCTGACCCACACCGGCCGCAAGCTCGTGCAGTTATGGCAGCCCGCCGATATGGAGCGGCTGGAATCACTGTATGACCGGATGAGTGCCTGTTTCGAGAAAAATGACCTGATGGCCTTCCTGGAACTGGGCATTGAATACACCCAGGCGTCCATCGCTTACGCAGACAACTACTTCATTACCTCAGCCATTGACGACCTCTGGCCTTCCGCCAAGCGTTGCGCCTTTGTCGCCTTCCAGAGGGGCGGCAATCAGATTCTTGAAGACAACCTGGCGCACATGCGGGAATCCATACAGGCCATCAAGGACCGTGACGAGAAGCGACTCGCCGACATACTGCACCGGTATGCACTGCAGCAATGTCAGCAGGTTCTGAACGCCATGGATTCAGGCACTCGAACCTGA
- a CDS encoding acyl-CoA thioesterase, translated as MTDDKAVQWDLQDPFVIDITVGDEDTDRLGHANNVVYVRWLEDVSWAHIESLGMTWQLHETTGKAMAITRTEIDYLASANAGDRLVLGTWLTGYDGRLRSSRQFQLVRPADGKTLVRAISTHACVNMKTQRPSRAPKEFSEILGGAVVAGGKSLNFD; from the coding sequence ATGACAGACGATAAAGCCGTCCAGTGGGACCTTCAGGATCCATTTGTGATCGATATCACGGTGGGTGATGAAGACACTGACCGCCTTGGCCATGCCAATAATGTGGTGTACGTGCGCTGGCTCGAGGATGTCAGCTGGGCCCATATCGAAAGCCTGGGCATGACCTGGCAGTTGCATGAAACCACAGGCAAGGCGATGGCGATCACCCGCACCGAGATTGATTATCTTGCCTCCGCCAATGCCGGAGACCGCCTGGTTCTTGGTACCTGGCTGACCGGTTATGATGGCCGCCTTCGCTCATCCCGCCAGTTTCAGCTGGTTCGCCCGGCTGATGGCAAAACACTGGTCAGAGCGATCTCGACACACGCCTGTGTGAATATGAAAACCCAGCGCCCCTCCCGGGCACCGAAGGAGTTTTCCGAAATACTCGGAGGTGCTGTGGTTGCTGGTGGCAAGAGCCTCAACTTCGATTGA
- a CDS encoding NADP-dependent oxidoreductase, with protein sequence MVNTVDQTTESSMRHVIYDRFGERDVLQVVSSEIPVPQAGQVLIRVRGAGLNPIDWKTRKGLGFAARQIEDSLPWTPGYDVAGEVVAVADDVTTLAPGDRVMGMIGFPATGGSYAEFAVAGADELAIVPEELDLVTAGALPLAALTAWQALFEVAKLEPGQKILIHAGAGGVGHFAVQFALERGAHVIATASASNRDFLAELGVHEVIDYHSSDVAEECYGLDVVLDLIGGKAGKRSLHTLGEHGVLVTIPTVTADEIISAAEGLGLRAHGMTVRPDVFHLDEIAELIEDGDVKVHIERAFPLEQVADAHELLEGGHVRGKLVLDCG encoded by the coding sequence ATGGTAAATACCGTTGATCAGACCACCGAATCCTCTATGCGTCATGTTATCTATGATCGTTTTGGCGAGCGTGATGTGTTGCAGGTGGTCAGCTCGGAAATTCCCGTGCCGCAAGCCGGCCAGGTGCTTATCCGGGTCCGCGGTGCGGGATTGAACCCCATTGACTGGAAAACACGAAAAGGGCTTGGTTTTGCGGCCCGGCAGATTGAAGATTCGTTGCCCTGGACCCCGGGCTATGATGTGGCGGGTGAGGTTGTTGCTGTTGCCGATGACGTCACTACCCTCGCTCCGGGCGACAGGGTGATGGGTATGATCGGTTTTCCTGCTACGGGCGGCAGCTACGCCGAGTTCGCCGTCGCGGGTGCTGATGAGCTTGCCATCGTGCCCGAAGAGCTGGATCTGGTTACCGCCGGCGCTCTCCCGCTGGCCGCCCTTACAGCCTGGCAGGCGTTGTTTGAGGTGGCCAAGCTGGAACCCGGCCAGAAGATACTGATTCATGCCGGTGCCGGCGGTGTCGGGCACTTTGCGGTACAGTTCGCACTGGAACGGGGTGCCCATGTGATTGCCACGGCGTCGGCCTCGAACCGGGATTTTCTGGCCGAGCTTGGCGTCCATGAAGTGATTGATTACCACTCCAGCGATGTTGCCGAGGAGTGCTATGGGCTGGACGTAGTGCTTGATCTGATCGGTGGGAAGGCCGGAAAACGGTCACTGCATACGTTGGGTGAACATGGTGTGCTGGTGACTATTCCTACCGTCACCGCGGATGAGATTATCAGTGCCGCCGAGGGCCTTGGCCTGAGAGCTCATGGCATGACGGTGCGCCCGGATGTCTTCCACCTGGATGAAATTGCCGAGCTGATTGAGGATGGCGACGTGAAGGTCCATATTGAGCGGGCATTCCCGCTTGAGCAAGTTGCGGACGCCCACGAACTGTTGGAAGGTGGCCACGTCCGAGGCAAACTGGTTCTGGACTGCGGTTGA
- a CDS encoding patatin-like phospholipase family protein — translation MAHVGVIRVLEEMNIPVDVVVGTSAGSAVGALYASGMPVSEIERRFIEMDWLSSFRDDPGRVYKPVRRKQNEWRFPVIPGIGVRSDGLHVGGGIIAGQNLGFILNELTHNAALVEDFDRLAVPFRAVATDLETGEPVVMGTGNLAEAIRASMSIPGVYAPVERDGHLLVDGGVANNLPVSVAREMGADIIIAVDITDSLLETDELREAFSVVGQLTTIMTRRNTEVQLGLLGDEDVLIRPDLEGYSSADFYNAAALFELGATAARNHATELSQLAVSRTAWTGYKAAMASRNYTVGPIARIEIDQGSKLASEFLRERIQQQPGAPLDVEVLEADLKRIYGLGYYETVSYSLSPSQDETVLIIRVQEKSWGPNYLSFGLNYEDNFDGETRFNIASSLRMTELNALGGEWQTGIQLGTEPWVRTQWYQPLDYGYQRFMVIGSEYSRDTFSVYDGGETRISEVDVTFRKADLALGIELGSVAEVRLKYTRGYATVEEQVGPPVAPDDSIHQGGLALQLVHDSLDDAFFPRQGAFWGLRGRLEREDLGSDRHFDSITGMALGTRTWQGFNMTGLLYADAVTRGEPGIENAVRLGGFRRLSAFAPGQITGDNALMGAVYASQAFGGPLVPWFAGMGLEVGNAWDSLDQASWNSSVRSWSVFAGVDTFLGPVQVATAYNNKDNWTAYLNIGFSFTQLFY, via the coding sequence ATGGCCCACGTCGGCGTTATCCGCGTCCTTGAGGAAATGAACATTCCGGTGGACGTGGTGGTGGGCACCAGTGCCGGCTCTGCCGTCGGAGCGCTCTACGCATCCGGCATGCCGGTCAGTGAAATAGAACGCCGATTTATCGAGATGGACTGGCTATCCAGCTTCCGGGATGACCCGGGCAGGGTTTATAAGCCAGTCCGTCGCAAGCAGAACGAGTGGCGCTTCCCGGTCATTCCCGGTATTGGCGTCCGCTCTGATGGTTTGCATGTGGGTGGCGGCATCATTGCCGGCCAGAACCTCGGCTTTATTCTTAACGAGCTCACGCATAACGCTGCCCTGGTGGAGGACTTTGATCGTCTCGCCGTGCCGTTCCGGGCAGTAGCGACCGATCTTGAAACCGGTGAGCCGGTGGTAATGGGCACGGGCAATCTCGCTGAAGCGATTCGTGCCAGCATGAGTATTCCAGGGGTTTATGCCCCGGTTGAGCGAGACGGCCACTTGCTGGTGGATGGCGGCGTCGCGAACAATCTGCCCGTTAGTGTGGCCCGTGAGATGGGTGCCGATATCATCATCGCTGTTGATATTACCGATTCGCTGCTGGAAACCGATGAGCTGAGGGAAGCGTTCTCTGTTGTGGGTCAACTGACCACGATCATGACCCGACGCAATACGGAGGTGCAGTTGGGTTTGCTCGGGGATGAGGATGTGCTGATCCGTCCCGATCTTGAGGGCTACAGTTCCGCAGATTTCTACAATGCCGCGGCATTGTTCGAGCTGGGCGCTACCGCCGCCCGGAATCACGCCACGGAGCTGAGCCAGTTGGCGGTCTCCCGAACGGCGTGGACGGGCTACAAAGCGGCAATGGCGTCGCGTAACTATACTGTCGGCCCGATTGCGCGCATAGAAATTGATCAGGGCAGTAAGCTGGCGAGCGAGTTTCTGCGTGAGCGGATACAGCAGCAACCTGGTGCGCCACTCGATGTCGAAGTGCTTGAGGCTGATCTCAAGCGAATTTATGGTCTTGGTTACTATGAGACTGTGTCCTATTCGCTTTCACCCTCGCAAGATGAAACGGTGCTGATCATTCGGGTCCAGGAAAAAAGCTGGGGACCCAATTATCTGTCTTTTGGCCTCAACTACGAAGATAACTTCGATGGTGAAACCCGTTTCAACATTGCTTCATCCCTACGGATGACCGAGCTCAACGCGCTTGGTGGTGAATGGCAGACCGGTATTCAGCTGGGTACCGAACCCTGGGTCCGGACCCAGTGGTACCAGCCATTGGACTATGGCTACCAGAGGTTCATGGTAATCGGTAGCGAGTACAGTCGGGATACATTCAGTGTTTACGACGGTGGCGAAACCCGTATTTCCGAGGTAGATGTAACCTTTCGCAAGGCGGATCTCGCACTTGGTATTGAACTGGGCAGCGTTGCCGAGGTTCGTCTCAAATACACCCGGGGTTATGCCACAGTCGAGGAGCAGGTTGGGCCACCGGTGGCGCCTGACGATTCCATCCATCAAGGGGGCTTGGCTCTCCAGTTGGTGCACGATTCACTGGATGATGCTTTTTTCCCGCGGCAAGGGGCTTTTTGGGGATTGCGGGGGCGACTGGAACGCGAAGACCTCGGTTCTGACCGTCACTTTGATTCAATCACCGGTATGGCGCTGGGAACCCGAACGTGGCAGGGCTTTAATATGACCGGTTTGCTTTATGCCGATGCGGTAACCCGGGGTGAGCCAGGTATTGAAAATGCGGTTCGTCTCGGGGGATTCCGGCGTTTGTCTGCCTTCGCGCCGGGGCAGATTACGGGGGACAACGCATTAATGGGAGCGGTGTATGCCAGTCAGGCCTTTGGTGGGCCGCTGGTTCCGTGGTTCGCGGGGATGGGCCTGGAAGTGGGTAATGCGTGGGATTCTCTGGACCAGGCAAGCTGGAACAGCTCGGTCCGGTCCTGGAGTGTATTCGCAGGTGTTGATACCTTCCTGGGCCCGGTACAGGTAGCGACTGCCTACAATAACAAAGACAATTGGACGGCTTACCTGAATATAGGGTTCTCATTCACCCAGCTGTTTTACTGA
- a CDS encoding cation:proton antiporter, whose product MPVSTVMLLASIGVISLFCQWLAWRVRMPAILFLLAGGIAAGPMLGFLAPEAVFGELLFPVISLAVAIILFEGSLTLRYEEIRGHGKMVRNLIPVGSFVTCIIGTLTARWLLDVSWPVALLFGAISIVTGPTVIAPLLRSVRPDSKLANILRWEGIIIDPVGALLAVLVFEGIVSWGQGNVFGHSVYIFGKTLMVGFLIGAIAGYLNGVVLRKHFIPQYLHNAGTLTFMLGVYAISNEIAHESGLLTVTIMGIWMANMKQVPIDSILEFKESLSVLLISALFIILAARVEFSAIADLGWGLAVVLAILMLIARPLSIFLSAIGTNLNWREKLFLSWIAPRGIVAAAVSALFAFQLQKLGYESAGALVPLVFMLIIATVTLQSLTARPLARLLKVAEPAEFGFLILGANPVARMIGLALKKHEVPVTLADTNWENVRQARMENLQTYFGNPVSEHASTHLDLTGIGNLLVISPYKHMNSLATYHFLDWFGNNSVFSLVEGDQDQKARHQTAEKIQMTRGLFDGVSYAKLASLASQGYTVKTTQLSEEFSYKKFLEKYQRQALVLFVFDSKGYVSPVLEMEGIKPEKDWVLISLVPPQAPKERKEKDSQETPSGEGSGKSSEEKTQNKRNPG is encoded by the coding sequence ATGCCAGTCAGCACGGTCATGCTTCTCGCCAGCATTGGCGTAATTTCCCTGTTCTGTCAGTGGCTTGCCTGGCGAGTCCGAATGCCTGCCATTCTATTCCTGCTGGCCGGTGGCATTGCCGCCGGCCCAATGCTCGGTTTTCTGGCGCCAGAGGCGGTATTCGGCGAGCTGCTGTTTCCCGTCATATCCCTTGCCGTTGCGATCATTCTTTTTGAAGGCAGCCTGACTCTCCGCTACGAAGAAATCCGTGGCCACGGCAAAATGGTGCGTAACCTCATTCCCGTCGGCTCCTTCGTTACTTGCATCATCGGCACACTGACGGCCCGCTGGTTACTGGATGTATCCTGGCCCGTAGCACTCCTGTTCGGGGCAATATCCATTGTTACCGGGCCCACGGTCATCGCACCATTGCTACGTTCGGTGCGGCCGGATTCCAAGCTGGCCAACATACTGCGCTGGGAAGGCATTATCATCGACCCTGTCGGCGCACTGCTGGCGGTTCTGGTCTTTGAAGGCATCGTTTCCTGGGGACAGGGCAATGTCTTTGGCCACTCTGTCTATATATTTGGCAAGACCCTGATGGTGGGTTTCCTGATCGGCGCCATTGCTGGCTACCTGAATGGCGTCGTGCTCCGCAAACACTTTATCCCGCAATACCTGCATAATGCCGGCACCCTCACCTTCATGCTCGGTGTCTATGCCATTTCCAATGAAATTGCGCACGAATCCGGACTCCTGACTGTCACAATTATGGGAATCTGGATGGCGAACATGAAACAGGTGCCTATTGACAGCATTCTGGAATTCAAGGAATCCCTCAGTGTACTGCTGATCTCCGCACTATTTATCATCCTCGCCGCCCGGGTGGAATTTTCCGCCATTGCCGATCTGGGCTGGGGACTGGCTGTGGTCCTCGCCATACTGATGCTGATCGCACGCCCGCTGAGCATTTTTCTCTCCGCGATCGGCACTAACCTGAATTGGCGAGAGAAGCTCTTCCTGAGCTGGATAGCGCCCCGGGGCATTGTCGCAGCCGCCGTATCCGCGCTGTTTGCCTTCCAGCTGCAGAAACTGGGTTATGAAAGTGCCGGTGCGCTTGTGCCACTGGTGTTCATGCTGATCATTGCCACCGTCACCCTGCAGAGCCTGACCGCTCGCCCGCTTGCCCGTCTGCTCAAGGTCGCTGAGCCGGCGGAATTCGGCTTCCTGATTCTCGGCGCTAATCCGGTGGCCCGTATGATTGGCCTCGCCCTGAAAAAGCATGAAGTCCCGGTGACGCTGGCAGACACCAACTGGGAAAATGTACGTCAGGCTCGTATGGAAAACCTTCAGACCTACTTCGGTAACCCCGTGTCAGAGCATGCCTCCACCCACCTGGACCTGACCGGTATCGGCAACCTGCTGGTCATTTCGCCTTACAAGCATATGAACTCACTGGCCACCTATCACTTCCTGGACTGGTTCGGAAACAACTCCGTTTTCAGCCTCGTAGAAGGTGATCAGGATCAAAAGGCCCGTCATCAGACCGCTGAGAAGATCCAGATGACCCGGGGCCTGTTTGACGGTGTCAGCTACGCAAAACTGGCCAGCCTGGCCAGTCAGGGCTACACGGTAAAAACCACCCAGCTCAGTGAAGAGTTCAGCTACAAGAAATTCCTGGAAAAATACCAGCGCCAAGCCCTTGTGCTGTTTGTGTTTGACAGCAAGGGCTACGTCTCACCAGTACTGGAGATGGAAGGCATAAAACCCGAGAAGGACTGGGTGTTGATTAGTCTGGTCCCGCCTCAGGCCCCGAAAGAACGCAAGGAGAAGGACTCTCAGGAAACCCCCAGCGGGGAGGGCTCCGGTAAAAGCTCAGAGGAAAAAACGCAGAACAAGAGGAACCCGGGTTGA
- a CDS encoding AraC family transcriptional regulator — MNTVTPDQPENTTTPLVAASSTLALVHYLERQGVLDPARVEKIIGLGMPALTDPDRRVPADAHYRLWEYAEQVTGDPGVGLHAGQVVDPERMGLVGHVFFNCDTLGEAVTQYVRLHRLINESVILSFEQIGEQAILAWQPDSPDHYCRQDMDRTLATALSRTRHFIHPTIRAEWAEIAHPRPTYAEEYEKLLGGPVRFGCNTTRLAFPSRHLSHPIPRRNPYVYSAVLKQVNSVLARLQPRRAFSRKIRRLISMQLSTDRIDADSLAKQCHMSRQTLYRKLKKEGLSFHDLVEQVRKDKALRYVAADQYALGEIAFLLGFSELSAFSRAFKRWTGTAPAQYRDRHFAREGDDSRTSHATEGKS; from the coding sequence ATCAATACTGTGACTCCGGATCAGCCAGAAAACACGACAACACCGCTAGTTGCAGCCTCCAGCACCCTGGCTCTCGTGCATTATCTTGAGCGTCAGGGCGTGCTGGACCCGGCCCGTGTGGAGAAGATAATCGGGCTGGGCATGCCAGCTCTGACTGACCCCGATCGCCGGGTGCCCGCTGATGCCCATTACCGTTTATGGGAGTATGCAGAACAGGTAACCGGAGACCCCGGTGTTGGTTTGCATGCGGGTCAGGTGGTGGATCCGGAGCGAATGGGCCTGGTGGGGCATGTTTTCTTCAATTGCGACACGTTGGGAGAGGCGGTCACTCAATATGTACGACTGCATCGGCTGATCAACGAATCCGTGATCCTCAGCTTCGAGCAGATTGGCGAACAGGCTATCCTGGCCTGGCAGCCGGACAGCCCGGATCATTACTGTCGTCAGGACATGGACCGCACCCTTGCGACAGCACTGAGCCGGACCCGCCACTTCATTCACCCGACAATAAGGGCTGAATGGGCGGAAATCGCCCACCCGCGCCCAACCTATGCAGAGGAGTACGAAAAGTTGCTGGGAGGCCCGGTCCGGTTCGGATGTAACACAACGCGCCTTGCCTTTCCTAGCCGCCATCTCAGCCACCCCATTCCCCGACGAAATCCCTATGTCTATTCCGCTGTGCTCAAACAGGTCAACTCCGTTCTTGCGCGACTGCAGCCTCGCCGCGCGTTCAGCCGCAAGATTCGCCGTCTCATTTCCATGCAGTTGTCGACCGACCGGATCGACGCGGATAGCCTGGCAAAACAGTGCCACATGAGCCGACAGACCCTCTACCGGAAGCTGAAAAAGGAAGGGCTCAGTTTTCACGACCTGGTCGAGCAGGTACGCAAGGACAAGGCGCTGCGCTATGTCGCGGCTGATCAGTATGCACTGGGCGAGATAGCGTTCCTTCTGGGCTTTTCAGAACTGAGCGCGTTCAGCCGGGCCTTTAAGCGATGGACCGGCACTGCACCCGCCCAGTACCGGGACAGGCACTTTGCCCGGGAAGGAGACGACAGCAGAACCTCCCATGCCACGGAGGGAAAATCGTGA